The Sesamum indicum cultivar Zhongzhi No. 13 linkage group LG6, S_indicum_v1.0, whole genome shotgun sequence genome has a segment encoding these proteins:
- the LOC105164732 gene encoding probably inactive leucine-rich repeat receptor-like protein kinase At2g25790 — protein MAKKGLKRYEMIMDFMFLFLFIINLSACRGSEVEFELLLSMKASINDHSHALSNWNSSVSFCKWNGITCFGSSHVSKIELPGKNLSGRIPESIFRLPNIQSIDLSSNQLSDEIPRNLSSCFSLRYLNLSSNNLTGLIPSAHLPVLETLDLSNNMLSGEIPEDIGLFSGLKVLDFGGNVLSGRIPDSVTNMTMLEFLTLASNQLTGEIPRKLGLMKSLRWIYLGYNNFSGEIPKEIGELTALKHLDLVYNNLTGEIPSSLGNLMNLEYLFLYFNKLTGPIPKPIFNLKKLVSLDLSDNSLSGEIPELFSQLQNLEILHLFSNNFSGKIPNALSSLPHLQVLQLWSNRLSGEIPRDLGKYNNLTVLDLSTNNLTGKIPENLCASGRLFKLILFSNSLEGEIPKSLSLCKSLQRVRLQKNRLSGELSPEFTTLPVVYFLDISSNNLSGRIDDNKWDMPQLQMLNLASNSFFGPVPGSFGSKKVENLDLSGNNFSGNIPQSFGELSELMELKLSENELSGQIPDQLSYCKKLVTLDLSHNHLTGEIPTSISAMPVLGQLDLSVNELTGTIPANLGNVESLVQVNISHNHFHGSLPSTGAFLAINSSAVTGNKLCGGEKTSGLPPCDGVKNHARWFVLIFFLAFLMMFAIIVSFSIFVRQRKGSELMKRVESNQDGTWELQFLNSRASKSIRIKDIISSLREENLVASGKTGLSYKGKSASNNKQFLAKKIASISTGYWMDWTQLYKVNHPNIVKLLATCRSGKAAVLVYEYIEGKHLSEVIQGLSWERRLKVAVGIARALKYLHCYCSPSIIVGDITPQKIMVDEKDEAHLRLSLPGIDYLNSDSKCFNSSAYVAPEAAETKGSSKGLTTEKSDIYGFGLLLIELLTGKSAADPELGIHGSVVEWARYCYSDCHLEMWVDTALINNNNKVVNQIVETMNLGLQCTAGNPAARPCAIDIVKSLESVVRSGSCVSSGLKLFSVGL, from the exons ATGGCGAAGAAAGGATTGAAAAGATACGAAATGATTATGGACTTTATGTTCCTGTTTCTGTTCATCATCAACTTGTCCGCATGCAGAGGGTCTGAAGTTGAATTTGAGCTGCTCTTGTCCATGAAAGCTTCAATAAATGATCATTCTCATGCCCTCAGCAACTGGAACTCATCTGTTTCTTTCTGCAAATGGAATGGAATCACCTGTTTCGGCTCGTCCCACGTGTCGAAAATCGAGCTCCCCGGCAAGAACTTGTCTGGAAGAATTCCGGAATCCATTTTCAGATTGCCGAATATCCAGTCCATTGATCTATCCAGCAATCAGTTGTCTGATGAAATTCCTCGGAACTTATCATCTTGTTTTTCTCTCAGATATCTCAACCTGAGCAGCAATAACTTGACTGGGCTGATCCCCAGCGCCCACCTTCCAGTTCTTGAAACGCTggatttatcaaataatatgcTCTCAGGAGAAATCCCAGAAGATATTGGACTGTTTTCAGGCCTCAAAGTTCTTGATTTTGGGGGCAACGTTCTATCCGGAAGAATTCCAGACTCAGTAACAAATATGACAATGTTGGAATTCTTGACCTTGGCATCAAACCAATTGACTGGTGAAATTCCAAGAAAATTAGGCCTGATGAAGAGTTTGCGGTGGATATATCTGGGATACAACAACTTCTCAGGCGAGATTCCAAAGGAGATTGGTGAATTAACAGCTTTGAAACATCTTGATCTGGTTTACAACAATCTCACAGGTGAAATCCCTTCATCTTTAGGCAATCTCATGAATCTTGAGTACCTTTTTCTCTACTTCAATAAGCTCACTGGTCCCATTCCAAAACCCATTTTCAATCTCAAGAAATTGGTATCACTCGATTTAAGTGATAATTCCTTGTCGGGTGAAATTCCTGAACTGTTCTCACAGCTGCAGAATTTGGAAATTCTCCACTTATTCTCCAACAATTTCTCAGGAAAAATCCCAAATGCTTTATCTTCTTTGCCTCACCTGCAAGTCCTTCAACTGTGGTCTAATAGATTATCAGGTGAAATTCCTAGAGATCTTGGCAAGTATAATAACCTCACTGTATTAGACCTTTCCACCAATAATCTCACCGGAAAAATCCCAGAAAATCTTTGTGCATCAGGCCGTTTATTTAAGCTCATCCTCTTCTCAAATTCCCTGGAAGGTGAAATTCCAAAGAGTTTGAGCCTCTGCAAGAGCTTACAGCGCGTTCGACTTCAGAAAAACAGGCTCTCTGGTGAACTTTCACCAGAATTCACAACGCTGCCGGTGGTTTACTTTCTTGATATCTCAAGCAACAATCTATCTGGCAGGATTGACGACAACAAATGGGATATGCCACAACTTCAAATGCTGAATTTGGCGAGCAACAGCTTCTTTGGGCCGGTTCCAGGTTCTTTCGGCAGCAAGAAGGTGGAAAACTTGGACTTATCCGGGAACAATTTTTCAGGCAACATCCCACAAAGCTTTGGGGAATTATCAGAGCTAATGGAACTGAAACTAAGTGAGAATGAACTCTCAGGCCAAATTCCTGATCAATTATCTTACTGCAAGAAGCTTGTGACTCTGGACCTCAGCCATAATCATCTCACGGGAGAAATTCCCACCAGTATCTCTGCCATGCCAGTTCTTGGTCAGCTTGATTTGTCTGTCAATGAACTGACAGGAACAATTCCAGCAAATTTAGGGAATGTAGAATCACTTGTTCAAGTTAATATTTCCCACAACCACTTTCATGGCAGCTTGCCCTCCACAGGGGCATTTCTTGCCATCAATTCCAGCGCCGTGACTGGTAATAAGCTCTGTGGTGGTGAGAAGACAAGCGGTTTACCACCATGCGATGGGGTTAAAAACCACGCTCGTTGGTTCGTgttaatcttttttcttgcctTCTTGATGATGTTCGCGATTATCGTTTCCTTTTCCATTTTCGTCAGGCAAAGGAAAGGATCGGAATTGATGAAGAGGGTGGAAAGTAATCAAGATGGCACTTGGGAACTGCAGTTCCTGAATTCAAGAGCTTCAAAATCGATAAGGATAAAGGATATCATCTCATCCTTGAGAGAAGAAAATCTCGTGGCAAGTGGAAAAACAGGTTTGTCGTACAAAGGCAAATCCGCCTCAAACAACAAGCAATTCTTGGCCAAAAAAATAGCTTCAATTTCAACAGGCTATTGGATGGACTGGACTCAACTCTATAAAGTTAACCATCCAAATATTGTGAAGCTGCTCGCAACGTGTAGATCAGGAAAGGCTGCCGTTTTGGTGTATGAGTACATTGAAGGGAAGCATTTGAGTGAAGTTATTCAAGGCCTGAGCTGGGAACGTCGGCTTAAAGTTGCTGTTGGAATTGCCAGAGCCCTTAAGTACTTGCATTGTTATTGTTCACCTAGTATCATAGTTGGCGACATCACTCCTCAGAAAATCATGGTAGATGAAAAGGATGAAGCCCATTTGAGATTAAGTCTACCTGGGATTGATTATCTTAATTCAGACAGCAAGTGTTTCAACTCCTCTGCCTATGTTGCTCCAG AAGCTGCAGAAACCAAAGGATCATCCAAGGGCTTGACGACAGAAAAGAGCGACATATATGGATTCGGGCTTCTCCTGATTGAACTCCTGACGGGGAAATCTGCGGCGGATCCAGAGCTGGGGATCCATGGAAGCGTTGTAGAGTGGGCGAGATACTGCTACTCAGATTGCCATCTTGAGATGTGGGTTGATACAgcattaatcaataataataataaagtagtGAACCAGATTGTTGAGACCATGAATCTTGGGCTGCAATGCACCGCGGGGAATCCAGCAGCCAGGCCATGCGCGATCGACATAGTGAAGAGTTTAGAGTCAGTTGTGAGATCGGGTTCTTGTGTTTCTTCAGGGTTAAAGCTTTTCTCTGTTGGTCTGTAA
- the LOC105164733 gene encoding homeobox-leucine zipper protein ATHB-15, with the protein MMAVTSACKDSSKMGVDNGKYVRYTPEQVEALERLYHECPKPSSLRRQQLIRECPILSNIEPKQIKVWFQNRRCREKQRKEASRLQAVNRKLTAMNKLLMEENDRLQKQVSQLVYENSYFRQQTQNTTLATTDNSCESVVTSGQHHLTPQHPPRDASPAGLLSIAEETLTEFLSKATGTAVEWVQMPGMKPGPDSIGIIAISHGCTGVASRACGLVGLEPTRVAEILKDRPSWYRDCRAVDVLNVLSTGSGGTVELLYMQLYAPTTLAPARDFWLLRYTSVMEDGSLVVCERSLNNTQNGPSMPPVQHFVRAEMLPSGYLIRPCEGGGSIIHIVDHMDLEPWSVPEVLRPLYESSTLLAQRTTLAALRQLRQISQEVSQPSVTGWGRRPAALRALSQRLSRGFNEAVNGFTDEGWSMIESDGIDDVTVHVNSSPGKLMGTILTYANGFPSMSNAVLCAKASMLLQNVPPAILLRFLREHRSEWADSGIDAYSAAAVKAGPCSLPVSRVGCFGGQVILPLAHTIENEEFMEVIRLENMAQYRDDMIMPSDIFLLQVCNGVDESAVGTCAELIFAPIDASFSDDAPLLPSGFRIIPLDSKTDASTPNRTLDLASTLEVGPTGNRSPGDHSRNAGTAKSVMTIAFQFAFEIHLQESVTAMARQYIRSIISSVQRVALALSPSRLGPHASLRPPPGTPEAQTLARWICQSYRFFLGVELLKTPTEGSDSVLKTLWHHSDAVMCCSLKALPVFTFANQAGLDMLETTLVALQDITLEKIFNDNGKKTLFAELPQIMQQGFACLQGGICLSSMGRPISYERAVAWKVLNEEEDAHCLCFMFINWSFV; encoded by the exons ATGATGGCGGTGACGTCGGCCTGCAAAGACAGTAGCAAAATGGGGGTAGATAACGGCAAGTATGTGAGGTACACTCCTGAGCAGGTGGAGGCTTTAGAAAGGTTGTACCATGAGTGTCCTAAGCCCAGTTCACTCCGCCGGCAGCAGCTAATCCGGGAATGCCCTATTCTCTCCAACATTGAGCCTAAGCAGATCAAAGTTTGGTTTCAAAACAGAAG ATGCAGGGAAAAACAGCGAAAAGAGGCGTCACGCCTTCAAGCTGTAAATAGGAAATTGACGGCAATGAATAAGTTGttgatggaggaaaatgaTCGGTTGCAGAAGCAAGTTTCCCAGCTGGTGTACGAGAACAGTTATTTCCGTCAGCAGACTCAAAAT ACAACACTGGCCACCACCGATAACAGTTGTGAATCGGTGGTAACAAGTGGTCAGCACCACTTGACTCCTCAGCATCCACCTAGGGATGCCAGTCCTGCAGG ACTTTTGTCCATTGCGGAGGAGACTTTAACAGAGTTTCTATCAAAGGCCACTGGAACTGCTGTGGAGTGGGTCCAAATGCCTGGGATGAAG CCTGGTCCGGATTCCATTGGAATCATTGCTATTTCTCATGGTTGCACAGGTGTAGCATCACGTGCATGCGGCCTTGTGGGACTAGAACCCACACGA GTTGCCGAAATCCTAAAAGATCGGCCTTCATGGTACCGTGATTGCCGAGCTGTGGATGTGCTCAATGTGCTGTCTACTGGAAGCGGTGGAACTGTTGAATTGCTGTACATGCAG CTCTATGCACCAACCACACTGGCTCCTGCTCGTGACTTCTGGTTACTTCGCTATACGTCTGTTATGGAGGACGGAAGCCTTGTG GTATGTGAGAGATCACTGAACAACACTCAGAATGGTCCCAGCATGCCTCCGGTGCAGCATTTTGTAAGAGCAGAAATGCTTCCAAGTGGATACCTAATAAGGCCGTGTGAAGGTGGTGGATCCATTATCCATATTGTTGACCATATGGATTTAGAG CCTTGGAGTGTTCCTGAAGTGTTGCGTCCTCTATATGAATCATCAACCCTACTTGCTCAGAGGACAACTTTGGCG GCTTTACGCCAGTTGAGGCAGATCTCTCAAGAAGTTTCTCAGCCTAGCGTCACTGGTTGGGGAAGAAGACCTGCAGCTTTGCGTGCTCTTAGTCAAAGATTGAGCAG AGGTTTTAATGAGGCTGTAAACGGGTTCACAGATGAGGGTTGGTCCATGATAGAAAGTGATGGCATCGATGATGTTACCGTCCATGTGAACTCTTCCCCGGGAAAGTTGATGGGAACAATTCTAACCTATGCAAATGGATTTCCATCTATGAGTAATGCAGTGCTATGTGCTAAGGCATCCATGTTATTACAG AATGTTCCTCCTGCTATACTGTTAAGGTTTCTACGGGAACACCGATCAGAGTGGGCTGACAGTGGTATTGATGCCTactctgctgctgctgttaaAGCAGGTCCGTGCAGTTTACCTGTGTCTCGAGTTGGATGTTTTGGTGGCCAGGTTATTCTTCCATTGGCTCACACTATTGAGAATGAAGAG TTTATGGAAGTTATTAGGCTGGAAAATATGGCACAGTATCGGGACGACATGATTATGCCTAGCGATATCTTCCTCTTGCAA GTCTGTAACGGAGTGGATGAGAGCGCTGTCGGCACCTGTGCAGAACTTATATTTGCTCCTATTGATGCCTCTTTCTCTGATGATGCACCCCTTCTTCCATCTGGTTTCCGCATAATTCCGCTTGATTCAAAAACC GACGCCTCTACTCCAAACCGTACACTGGACCTTGCATCGACACTCGAAGTTGGACCTACAGGAAACAGATCACCTGGTGATCATTCAAGGAACGCTGGGACTGCAAAATCGGTCATGACAATAGCATTTCAATTTGCATTTGAGATTCATCTTCAAGAAAGTGTAACCGCTATGGCTAGACAGTATATTCGAAGCATCATTTCATCTGTTCAAAGGGTGGCTTTGGCGCTCTCCCCTTCTCGTCTCGGTCCTCATGCTAGTTTGCGGCCTCCACCTGGTACGCCAGAAGCACAGACACTTGCACGTTGGATTTGCCAAAGCTATAG ATTTTTCTTAGGTGTTGAACTCCTCAAAACCCCAACTGAAGGAAGCGACTCTGTTCTTAAAACCCTTTGGCATCATTCTGATGCTGTGATGTGTTGCTCACTAAAG GCGCTGCCGGTGTTCACATTTGCAAATCAGGCAGGACTAGACATGCTGGAGACAACCTTAGTTGCACTCCAAGACATTACGCTCGAGAAAATCTTCAACGACAATGGAAAGAAGACTCTTTTTGCCGAGCTTCCACAGATCATGCAACAG GGTTTTGCTTGTCTTCAAGGTGGGATCTGTTTGTCAAGTATGGGTAGGCCGATATCGTACGAGAGGGCGGTCGCGTGGAAGGTGttgaatgaagaagaagatgcaCACTGCCTCTGCTTCATGTTCATCAACTGGTCCTTTGTTTGA
- the LOC105165054 gene encoding uncharacterized protein LOC105165054, whose translation MKEITVKANEVETNLLSIMSADHHHHPLLRRAVSDVTHEISRLGKDLESIIELDETILEAECECCGLKEECTNEYISRIRNSYSGKWVCGLCSEAVKERLRQVVGIEEAMITHTNFVQDFNNTTRLNPKLSFTFAMRDIAKRSGQKRKILSGGMQNIIARSSSCVPRITTTAT comes from the exons ATGAAAGAGATAACAGTCAAAGCCAACGAAGTTGAAACCAATCTCCTCTCGATCATG AGTgctgatcatcatcatcatccgtTGCTGCGAAGGGCAGTGTCCGACGTAACACACGAAATAAGCAGACTGGGGAAAGATTTGGAGAGCATTATTGAATTGGATGAGACAATATTGGAAGCAGAATGCGAGTGCTGTGGGCTGAAGGAAGAGTGCACGAATGAGTACATTTCCAGAATCCGAAATTCATATTCGGGTAAATGGGTTTGTGGGCTGTGCTCGGAAGCAGTGAAAGAAAGGTTAAGGCAGGTAGTGGGCATTGAGGAAGCCATGATCACTCACACAAATTTTGTCCAAGACTTCAATAACACCACTAGGCTTAATCCCAAGCTATCATTCACATTTGCAATGAGGGATATTGCCAAGAGGAGTGGGCAGAAAAGGAAGATTTTATCCGGCGGGATGCAGAACATAATCGCCAGGAGTTCTAGCTGTGTTCCAAGGATTACTACTACTGCAACATAA
- the LOC105164735 gene encoding GATA transcription factor 12-like gives METPEFFETNYYHAQHTPERRLPDPKTGDHFIIDDLLDLPNDETMVAADGCLDAAMAGTSTESSSATPVDTSCNSSFSTAEPHFLAADIVGHRSLADGHFSSELCVPYDDLAELEWLSNFVEESFSSDDMQKMQLIQGVKARTNEDSESHHYQFQPEASRPGPILRSEMSVPAKARSKRSRAAPGNWTSRLLVVSPTPAAPDVPAMSSSSESDVATTAGKKSTKPAGQKKKEVPDSSTGGEGRKCLHCATDKTPQWRTGPMGPKTLCNACGVRYKSGRLVPEYRPAASPTFVLTKHSNSHRKVLELRRQKEMLRTQQQQQQFLHHHHHHHHHQSMMFDVSNSDDYLIHQHIGPDFRQLI, from the exons ATGGAAACTCCGGAATTCTTCGAAACAAACTACTATCATGCTCAACACACTCCTGAAAGACGACTCCCCGACCCCAAAACTGGCGACCATTTCATCATTGACGACCTCCTAGACTTGCCTAATGACGAAACCATGGTAGCGGCCGATGGCTGTCTTGATGCTGCCATGGCCGGGACCTCCACAGAATCCTCCTCTGCCACGCCGGTCGACACTTCATGCAACTCCTCGTTCTCTACCGCTGAACCACATTTCCTCGCTGCCGACATCGTTGGGCACCGCAGCCTGGCGGATGGGCACTTCTCAAGTGAACTTTGTGTCCCG TATGACGATTTGGCTGAGCTGGAATGGCTATCCAATTTCGTAGAGGAATCATTTTCTAGTGACGATATGCAGAAGATGCAACTGATACAAGGAGTCAAGGCCCGAACTAATGAAGATTCCGAGAGTCACCATTACCAATTCCAGCCCGAAGCCTCTCGTCCAGGCCCCATCCTCCGCTCTGAAATGTCGGTCCCCGCCAAGGCCCGTAGCAAGCGCTCACGCGCCGCCCCCGGCAACTGGACATCCCGCCTCCTTGTCGTGTCCCCTACACCAGCAGCACCCGACGTTCCTGCCATGTCGTCATCATCGGAGTCCGATGTTGCCACTACGGCGGGAAAAAAATCGACGAAGCCAGCTGGccagaagaaaaaggaagtgCCTGATAGTTCAACAGGTGGCGAGGGGCGGAAGTGCCTGCATTGCGCCACCGACAAGACGCCACAGTGGCGGACCGGGCCCATGGGTCCAAAGACACTCTGCAATGCCTGTGGGGTGAGGTACAAGTCGGGGCGGCTGGTACCCGAATACCGGCCCGCTGCTAGCCCGACTTTTGTTCTGACCAAACATTCCAATTCACACAGGAAAGTTCTTGAGCTGAGAAGGCAGAAAGAGATGCTGAGAactcagcagcagcagcagcaatttctgcaccatcatcatcatcatcatcatcatcagagCATGATGTTCGATGTATCCAACAGTGATGATTACTTGATTCATCAACATATCGGGCCCGATTTTCGACAGCTGATTTAA
- the LOC105164734 gene encoding thioredoxin-related transmembrane protein 2 homolog isoform X1 (The sequence of the model RefSeq protein was modified relative to this genomic sequence to represent the inferred CDS: added 40 bases not found in genome assembly), which translates to MSTNSRNASPVHWVNRMISEPYYLLHFLAFFFYIPVRCSAAHVFSPARSAHLLHREIQALLAFCVLAAIKVVRTESWEAFIADTLFFAKIFLAAIALVVDYRLALWYAIAFLVIYIISQQPAYGGLGTSSQLTPLQLETLLTEGNTSKFWMVEFRSLSISSCILSSSFFPDLSITFSTKSLSFGTVDLGLFPNAAEKFGINLESLHQLPTYILFHDGAVISCLPEADSEAKLFDSPVSKKLLCRHFELDKILLDYINGK; encoded by the exons TGAACCGTATGATTTCGGAGCCATACTATTTGCTCCACTTCTTAGCTTTCTTCTTCTACATTCCGGTCCGCTGCTCCGCCGCTCACGTCTTCTCTCCTGCCCGCTCAGCTCATCTGCTTCACcga GAGATTCAAGCGCTGCTCGCCTTTTGTGTTTTAGCTGCTATTAAG GTGGTACGAACAGAATCATGGGAGGCTTTTATAGCAGATACTTTATTCTTTGCAAAG ATTTTCCTTGCTGCTATTGCTTTGGTTGTGGATTATCGCTTGGCTTTGTGGTATGCAATAGCATTCCTGG TTATTTACATTATCTCACAGCAACCTGCATATGGAGGACTAG GTACAAGTAGTCAATTGACACCGCTCCAGTTGGAAACTTTGCTTACTGAAGGGAACACATCAAAATTCTGGATG GTGGAATTTCGTTCATTGTCTATATCCAGTTGCATACTATCAAGTTCTTTTTTCCCTGACCTCTCAATAAC ATTCTCAACTAAAAGTTTGTCCTTTGGGACAGTTGATCTTGGACTCTTCCCAAATGCTGCTGAGAAGTTTGGTATCAACCTTG AAAGCCTTCACCAACTTCCAACTTACATATTGTTTCATGATGGAGCTGTGATCTCATGCTTACCCGAGGCGGATTCGGAAGCCAAACTTTTTGATTCTCCTGTGTCTAAG AAGCTTCTTTGCCGGCATTTTGAGCTTGACAAAATTCTCCTTGATTATATAAATGGTAAATAG
- the LOC105164734 gene encoding thioredoxin-related transmembrane protein 2 homolog isoform X2 (The sequence of the model RefSeq protein was modified relative to this genomic sequence to represent the inferred CDS: added 40 bases not found in genome assembly) translates to MSTNSRNASPVHWVNRMISEPYYLLHFLAFFFYIPVRCSAAHVFSPARSAHLLHREIQALLAFCVLAAIKVVRTESWEAFIADTLFFAKIFLAAIALVVDYRLALWYAIAFLVIYIISQQPAYGGLGTSSQLTPLQLETLLTEGNTSKFWMVEFRSLSISSCILSSSFFPDLSITFSTKSLSFGTVDLGLFPNAAEKFGINLESLHQLPTYILFHDGAVISCLPEADSEAKLFDSPVSKLLCRHFELDKILLDYINGK, encoded by the exons TGAACCGTATGATTTCGGAGCCATACTATTTGCTCCACTTCTTAGCTTTCTTCTTCTACATTCCGGTCCGCTGCTCCGCCGCTCACGTCTTCTCTCCTGCCCGCTCAGCTCATCTGCTTCACcga GAGATTCAAGCGCTGCTCGCCTTTTGTGTTTTAGCTGCTATTAAG GTGGTACGAACAGAATCATGGGAGGCTTTTATAGCAGATACTTTATTCTTTGCAAAG ATTTTCCTTGCTGCTATTGCTTTGGTTGTGGATTATCGCTTGGCTTTGTGGTATGCAATAGCATTCCTGG TTATTTACATTATCTCACAGCAACCTGCATATGGAGGACTAG GTACAAGTAGTCAATTGACACCGCTCCAGTTGGAAACTTTGCTTACTGAAGGGAACACATCAAAATTCTGGATG GTGGAATTTCGTTCATTGTCTATATCCAGTTGCATACTATCAAGTTCTTTTTTCCCTGACCTCTCAATAAC ATTCTCAACTAAAAGTTTGTCCTTTGGGACAGTTGATCTTGGACTCTTCCCAAATGCTGCTGAGAAGTTTGGTATCAACCTTG AAAGCCTTCACCAACTTCCAACTTACATATTGTTTCATGATGGAGCTGTGATCTCATGCTTACCCGAGGCGGATTCGGAAGCCAAACTTTTTGATTCTCCTGTGTCTAAG CTTCTTTGCCGGCATTTTGAGCTTGACAAAATTCTCCTTGATTATATAAATGGTAAATAG